The Parus major isolate Abel chromosome 4, Parus_major1.1, whole genome shotgun sequence genome has a window encoding:
- the ADRA2C gene encoding alpha-2C adrenergic receptor produces MDLLLLVNTSLGSPNESLALPPASPSSSALLQPPSPYSPAAVASLAAVVGFLIVFTIVGNVLVVIAVLTSRALRAPQNLFLVSLASADILVATLVMPFSLANELMNYWYFGKAWCNIYLALDVLFCTSSIVHLCAISLDRYWSVTQAVEYNLKRTPRRIKAIILTVWLISAIISFPPLISVYRDPEGDVFPQCKLNDETWYILSSCIGSFFAPCLIMVLVYIRIYRVAKLRTRTLSEKRTMPEGSSQTENGLSRAAGGCTSLRMQLGENGHYSVHHWRKASELEDIELEESSTSESRRRRSREEHRRKSKSQSFSYSYSSKHSSSRLSRASNRSMQFFSYRRRRKRSSICRKKVAQAREKRFTFVLAVVMGVFVVCWFPFFFSYSLYGICREACEVPETLFKFFFWIGYCNSSLNPVIYTIFNQDFRRSFKHILFKKKKKNFRH; encoded by the coding sequence ATGGATCTGCTGCTGTTGGTGAACACGAGCCTGGGCTCCCCCAACGAGTCCCTGGCGCTGCCCCCCGCCTCGCCGTCCTCCTCGGCCCTCCTGCAGCCGCCCTCCCCCTACTCGCCGGCGGCCGTGGCCAGCCTGGCGGCGGTGGTGGGCTTCCTCATCGTCTTCACCATCGTGGGCAACGTGCTGGTGGTGATAGCTGTGCTCACCAGCCGGGCGCTGAGAGCCCCCCAGAACCTCTTCCTGGTGTCCCTGGCCAGCGCGGACATCCTGGTGGCTACCCTGGTCATGCCTTTCTCCTTGGCCAACGAGCTTATGAATTACTGGTACTTCGGCAAGGCTTGGTGTAACATTTACCTGGCGCTGGACGTGCTGTTCTGTACCTCGTCTATCGTCCACCTGTGCGCCATCAGCCTCGACAGGTATTGGTCGGTCACACAGGCGGTGGAGTACAACCTCAAACGGACACCGCGGCGGATCAAGGCCATCATCCTCACCGTGTGGCTCATTTCAGCCATCATCTCCTTCCCGCCATTGATCTCCGTGTACCGGGACCCCGAAGGAGATGTTTTTCCCCAGTGCAAGCTCAATGACGAGACATGGTACATCCTTTCTTCTTGCATTGGCTCTTTCTTTGCCCCCTGCCTCATCATGGTGTTGGTCTATATCCGCATCTACCGCGTGGCCAAGCTAAGGACCAGGACCCTCTCTGAGAAGCGTACAATGCCCGAGGGGTCCTCCCAGACTGAGAACGGCTTGAGCcgtgctgctggtggctgcacGTCCCTGAGGATGCAGCTGGGAGAGAACGGACATTATTCAGTGCACCACTGGCGCAAAGCCTCTGAGCTGGAGGACATtgagctggaggagagcagcacCTCAGAGAGCAGGCGGAGGCGGAGTCGGGAGGAGCATCGCCGCAAAAGCAAGAGCCAGTCCTTCTCCTACTCATACTCCTCCAAGCACTCCAGTAGCCGTCTGTCCCGTGCGAGCAATCGCTCCATGCAGTTCTTCTCGTATCGCCGTCGCCGGAAGCGTAGCAGCATCTGCCGTAAGAAAGTTGCCCAGGCCCGGGAGAAACGCTTCACTTTTGTGCTGGCTGTGGTCATGGGGGTCTTTGTAGTTTGCTGgttcccttttttcttcagctACAGCCTCTATGGTATTTGCCGGGAGGCATGTGAGGTCCCTGAGACTCTCTTCAAGTTCTTCTTCTGGATTGGGTATTGCAATAGCTCCCTCAACCCAGTCATCTACACCATCTTCAACCAGGACTTCCGCAGGTCCTTTAAACACAttctttttaagaagaaaaagaagaactTCCGGCATTGA